The Hevea brasiliensis isolate MT/VB/25A 57/8 chromosome 9, ASM3005281v1, whole genome shotgun sequence nucleotide sequence AGATGTGAGGGCTTTGTTTGACTAGTAGACACTTAAGTTGAAGGGGAGATGGCCCTTGGGCCATCCTCAAACTTGTCGGCATGTAATGGGCTTTTCAGGAAGTGGGCAAAGCGACTAGATGAAAGGATTCTCCTTGCACTGGAACAGAGTCTTGAGAGATGCCATTGGAAGTTTCCCGCTCCAGCCGCCACAAGAAAACAATCCCAGAAAATACAAATTGGGTCTTTGAAAAATTGCGATTTGTGAGTTTTGAGCCTCTAAATCAATATTTTGAATGGTTAGAAATATCTATTTTCCCTACTACCAAACAAGCGTCAGTGTTTCTCTAAAAGGTATTActgtttccttttctttctctAAGCCCTGCTCTCCAAAATCTATTTGTGTGGCTATCCAATCCAATATGCATTGCATGTTTGATGAAATTCGCACTTTTCAAAGTCCAGATGCGTAGGGATTACTTATTCTTTACTTGCTTGCTCTAATCTGGGGAGATCAAAGGTAACAAATATGCTGGTGACTTTATTCTTTGGCTTAGTTAATTCAGAATTATTGTTGGATAATAGCTCCTTTTTTTTCCCTCACCTTTGAGATCTCATCTGtacaatatattttatttttggaaGTTTTTATTTTAAGTGATGTAGCTTTAGATTGGTGGTTGACTATCGTGTTAATTGGGCCATCTTCACTGTTGGTTACTTGGGTCGAGTTTGCCTAATTGATCTATCCATAATCTACTTATAATTTATAATACACCAGCTATTACCAATTTTATGACCCATTGACTCAGAGGATTAGTTATTCATTTTGTTGGTTTTTATAGAACAAAGCACATAATTCTAAAAGCTTAACATTGCAATTGGAAGCAGTTAGCTACTTCCATACTTACATATGAGCTATTGCACATTGGAGCAATTTTATGATTTTCATCTGACTatgttcatattttcatgtgagaaCTTTCATAATGTCATGTGATTGCTTCCATGTTTTTCTGTATAGTGCATGTATAAGGTCTTTATTGATTCTCCAGTGAATCTAGAGGAACTGAGTCCACTAATATCAATTGTTTCATTTTCTGTTTCTCTTAAACAGGTCAGCTTAGCGCTAGCAATTTTGGTTTTAATAAATGGAAAAACATAGCAGTAGTAGAGTGAGTGAGCTGTTTGGAAATTTGGGTAGTTTTATTAGAATTTGCATATTTCGTGTGTTATCCATGGGACCCATCCCCAATCATTTTGCCTTCATAATGGATGGAAATCGGAGGTATGCTAAGAAGGAGAACATGAAAAAAGGGGCAGGTCATAGGGCTGGATTCTTAGCTCTTATATCCATACTTAAGTACTGCTATGAATTGGGAGTGAAGTATGTAACAATTTATGCCTTTAGCATTCATAATTTCAAAAGGAGTCCTGATGAAGTTAAGGACCTGATGGATCTGATGCTAGAAAAGATTGAGGATTTGCTGAGGGACGAAAGCATTGTGAACCAATATGGAATCAGAGTATATTTTATAGGTAATTTGAAACTTTTGAGTGAAACTGTGAGGATTGCAGCAGAAAAGGTTATGACAGCTACTGCCAAAAACACCAATTGTACCCTTTTAATCTGCGTAGCCTATACATCACGTGATGAGATTGTACATGCTGTTCAAGGTTCATGTAAAAATAAACAGGAGGAAATTCAACCATTGAGCTTTTGTAAAGCTAATTATGATGCCATTGAAGAAGTAGAGGATAATAAGAAGGTTAATGAAGTCATCCCATTTGGTTTTTTAGAATCCCAGAAAGATGAAGCAGGCAAATCTCAAGCAACAATGGCAAGTGTAACCTGCAGTTGTCTGGCTAGAGGAGTTGAAGGGGGTGGCAACAAAAATAGCATGGTTGTTCGTGCTGTCCGAGGATCCTATGAAGATAAATGGGATAACTGTCAAGCAATGATGGAAAATAGAACTGGCAATGGTGTGACTTCATCTGAAGAGAGTGAGAATCTGCAGGGAGAGTGTTCTATCATAAAGCTAGTTGACATTGAGAAACAGATGTACATGGCTGTAGCTCCTGAACCTGACATCCTTATTCGAAGTTCTGGAGAGTCCCGACTGAGTAACTTCCTACTTTGGCAGACTAGTGAGTGCCAGTTATATTCTCCAGATGCATTGTGGCCAGAAATTGGTTTATGGCACTTGGTGTGGGCAGTATTAAACTTCCAACGAAACCATGCTTATTTGGAAAAGAAAAAGCATCAGTTATAGCGAGTTAATACTACAGAACAGTATCTTATCATGCATATCACACATTTCACGTGATAATTGTGTTCTTGCCACTAAATTATTCTGGTAGTTAGTAAGCTTAAGGATGTGACACTGAAAGCTTAAATTTTCAAGCATGGGCATTTTTTAAGTTGCAGGGttttatttttattctatttttttttttaattttttatcaagttCAGTATAGGTCAGTTAACTGGTGAAATGATAAGAAGCGTCCTTCAATGAAAGAAATATTTTCATGTTATCATGAAAGATCTTGAATTTGAGCTTGAATTTGCACTCTTATATGTATATTATGGGGTGAAAGTCTAGAATTTACCATCAGATATCATTTTTATGGATCATGTCAAGCAAGAATTACAATTAGCAGCATGTTTACTTGATGAATGTATATACTATGAGCCAAAGAAGGACTGTGATGCTTGAGAAGACTCAAGTGTCTAGATAACCTGTTAGGTGATTAGAAATCTCTTTTGTACAGAGTGTGGATGACACATTTTGGAAACTTAGCTTATTGCCTGCAGGGCTGAAACATTCTAATTCTACTAACTGTCCACTTGATTGTAGATGGCATATATTGGGGCTTGTAATGATGTCGAAGAGTAACTTGGAAGTGTAGATTCCTTTGCCAAATAGAAGCAGTCCCGGTTAGAGGATTAAACCagcattaatttaattatatattaaatattatataaaataccTAAATTTATTGAGCTTCattaaaattacaaagaaattaacatttattaaaattagttAACTTTGGTGGAACTTAAAAGTAAATTACTAAAATAACTTTAATACAAACATAATAAAAGCTCCAATAGGATAGCTACCGATACTAATTAGTAGCTTTCTCCAATAAAAGCCGTAAACAATTACTGTAATCCAATCACCTAAATATTTTTGAGATTGAAAAGTGCATAACGAAAATCCAATGAGACATGAAAGAATGAAAATGAAATAAACAAAGAAGAAATTGACATGTCTTTCAAACAACATCAATCTGTGGATAACAGTAGATGAAGTTTTCATGCCAGCTAACTCAGAAGTtacctgaatttttttttttaaatttcctttaaaataaatttttattttattttttttcctctgGGATTCAAATGATGTAACTAAATCTATTCAAAATATTATCTGGGAAAGATAAAGTGTGAAAGGAAGAATATTCAATCAAAAGGACTGCTTCCAACCTTCCAAATGACAGCCAGTCCTTCTAGCATTCCTAATGCAAAGACTCTTGAATTTGCAGAGACATGCAAAGCCATTTCCTAAGAAGGCATTTATGTAAATTCAACTCTTCTCGAAGTTTATTAAAATTCCTGTGGCTGTTTTATTCAAAAGATGATAGCCTCAATTGTGCGTACTCTTTGGACTCACCAATCAGATTCACTGAATTATGTATAAACAATAGAAGCAGGTAATGGGTTGCTTTTGACTGTTGTATAATACACATTGCAGTCACGGATTTGAAAATGCAGTCTCACCTATTTTTATCTTTTCACACACTTCATCCACTTTTGTCCGTTGATGATGCTTCTATGCATATAAATCAATGGTAGATTTGTTGTTTGACTGGTTCAGGCATTCAGCCTCTCTTCTGAAACAAAATCAGTCTCATTTGTCATCTTAATTCCAAATCTCTACAGTTAGTCAAGTATTTTAGAAAGCCCTATAAATTAACCTGTTCATTCATGCTCTTGCACTAATCACTTGCTCTTCATTAACAAGCTCTGCAGGCTAAAGACAGCCATGGCTCAATCTCTCAGCGCCCATGCTCTTGCTGCTTTGCTTTTAGTTCTTTCCCTTAAGGCTACCTCTGCTGCACACCACCACCAACTCAAGTCCCTCCACTTTTCACTTTACCAACATGAAACCATCAACAAAACTGGATATATCATAGTGAACGGTGTTGCAGGAGCAAACCTCAGTCAAACCGCGTTGCCTTTTGGTACCTTGTTCGTTTTTGAGGATTCCATGACAGTTACAGCCAACCGCAGTTCCAAACTCGTTGGCATTGCAGAAGGAACTTCCATAACTTCTAGTCTCGATGGGCTCACAAGCATTTCTACTGCTAAGATTACTCTAAGTTTGAAGAACCACAAAGGGTCAATCTCCATTGTCGGAGGCACGCATAATATCAAACCTGCTGATCATCCTGTTGTGGGAGGCACCGGTGACTTTTTGTTTGTACAAGGCTATGTAACATCTTCTCCGGTGGATCTCGTCGGCACCACTGTTGTCTACAAGATTGAGTTTCACCTGTACTGGCCTCCATATGCAGAGCAAGTTCATCCAGCCTAAAGGGCAAACTCAAAATACAAATTCATCAACATCTTCAAATAATGACTCTGCTTTTCTTATCATGTTCAACATTATTCGTTTTGTTCTATGTTTTCTTCTAGCATGGAGATTGGAAAATATATCATTACATTATTTATCAAATATCACTCTCCCTCTTCCCCTGATTCTTCGTTATTTCTTGGTAAAAGAGCTGACCCAAAATGATATTTTCCACAACGGAATAGATACAATAAAGCAAGCCACATAACTCATGATATACTTCCAATTTTCATAGCTTCAAAGTAAATAAAAAAGGAGCTAAAAGCCAAAAtttattaattgttttaaatataaaattggcACCAACAGCTGTAGAAAGTTGCGATTGCCATGATAGGTTTTTAAGACAAAAAGGTTCAAGCTGTAAACAATTCCTGTAACCCTAACACCTAAATATTTTGAGCTTGAACAATGCAAAAGAAAATATAATGATAcatgaaagaataaaaatgaaataaaacaaaaaagaaaTTGCCATTCAGGCTAACAAATGTGTGAATGGGAATCATCAAACTTCCGGATAGAATTTATCGAATATCAAAGCTATGTAAACTATAGAGAAAAAAAAtgtgataaaataaaaataagcacCATGCTAAGAATTTCACAGGAAAGTCATATATGCTAGATCATTCTGAAGCTATAATCAATGCCGAGGTTTATGCAGACGAGGCCGATTGCAGAAAATCCTTCCATTCGCCCTCACAAATGCTGCAATAGCAACAGTAAGGCTTGCCCATATAGCTGAGAAGAATAAGTGTCGAAGATCATATCGAACTGCAAAAAAGATGGGTAAAGATGCAAAAAAGAGGATAGTCAATTACCAGCCAAAAAAAGTTGTAGACATGTGGTTATAATAGTACCAAGCACCTTAATTTTCCTTCAATCCAAGGCCAACAACAATCTTTTTCTTGATTGGGTGAGGTAATGACCAAAAGACTAAAAGGCACTATTTGCTTCTCGGAGTGGCTAGACTATTTCCTAACTATTAACCAAGGTATTCTTATCATTATAATGCATACACACACAGGAAGGGATTTGTTTACACATATATTTATACAAATTTTTTAACAGTATGAAAATGTTTGAACTTTTAATAATTGAGCATTACAGAAACAGCATCTTTGCAAAATAGGGGAAGGAACTGGAGACTACAAATTTCAGAGAATCTCTCTCCCCTCTCTCTGCCTCACCCCATCATTCTGTGTAGGTGCACTTACAAACATATTTACATGTACAGGCACACATATGCATATGGATGTTAAAGATCTTTTATTTTGTCACAAAGCAAGACAGtgtatttttttccttttgttgatCATTCACTCCACATTGTTCATTAGATGTCCTCACACACAATAACAATGTCACTATGGTAGTATATTGAAAAGAAAAAGCTAGATGAATGGAAAATCAACATTCACAAATTTTAATCCCACATGTAAGTGCATCCTGTCCATTCACAATTATAGGTGAAGATCATATAAGAGAACCTTTATCAGCCTTGAAGTCAAATGTCAAACAAGCTATTTTATCCAATTATTAAGCTTCTTGAAGCTGCAATAATAGAATTCCATCTATAGGTACACGTGATTTAATAAAGTTGGTCTCTGGCCCTGCAATCTCCTATTTGGTGCATGTTGCTTCCAACCCTCCTATGTGAATCACAGCACAAAAACAACAAATATTTTGCTCCATGAGTAGTACTAGTCAACTCACCTTGCCGGAGTGACATCACAGAAAAAAAGAACCCAGTCAAGACCAATGATAAAGCAAGCGGAAAAGACTGCAAGAGAATTTGACATTATAGTCAGAGTAGGTAGTCTAAGTAATGATATACACATAACATTAAAGTTACAAAATATTAAGAATAATTAACTTCATGGGCTAAAAATTGTCAAGGAAACTTGCAATGACTATTTTGGGAGAAAGCAATTAATAGCCCAGATCCATCATCATGGTAAATCCAGATTTGAAAATTAGGATATGCTCAACAATGAAATATAGCAGTTTAGCACAAATTTGATATTTTCATATGTGTTCCATGTCGTAAACTTTACTAACAAGGATTCAAATATCCCAAGAgatatgtaaaaatattttttcaaaaaaaaaaatcttatttaaCTTGTACTCACAGCCATACTCTCGAGGCCTCCTGTTTGAGATGGAGGGGTCATATCTCGGCTTACAGAAACGATGTAATGTCCATGTAAGAGGTCAATTGCATCCTTCACACACATGCCAAAAATGAAAATTCAGTCAATAAACCTTTGAGGATGTTATAGAAGAGATAATTCACAAGACATATAAACCTTGTAGTTGGATAGCTTTTATCCAaagaaaacattttttttttaaagtaggCATTAACAAGAAACCCAAGGTCATGTGCAACAAATTACTATTATTAAACTAACAAATACATCATCCAAGACAAGCAAGTTAATAGAACATATTCAAGTTTCAACACAAGCATCTTCAATTGCCAATTGATCTGTGATTTGGATGAAGTGAAGGATAACCACCTGTTTTACACCATCAGAGAAGTTATTGAAATAATAGCGAGCAAGTGCATTCCAACCGTCTTTAAGGATCCCTTGGGCTGTCCGCTGGCCACATCTGCAATACAACAGGAGTGAGTGACCAAAGTGTGAGAATATCAATGCAAGCAAATACGGCCAACATGACTGCAGAGACTGAAGTATATAATGAAGCTTTTTGACCAAAAGCATCAAAAGTAGGGAGTATTGCAATGAGCAAAAAGAGAATATGAAGTGAGTCATTATAAAATTGTCACACCGCATCTTAGAAAAATAAGACTGCTAGGTCCCCCATTTGTTGAGATCCATGAATTGAATGATGAATACTGATCTTGACACCAATATATATTAATATCACTCCTCTACAGTTAAAAACACTAATTGCAGGAAAAGATAAAGCACAAAGATTTCAATATATACAAACATATCCAAACAGAGAGAACGCAATAGAATAAGTCAAATGCAACAGTAAAGTTGCTATAAACATTGAACTGTAAGTGCACCTCATAAGCACTGCACCAGTCATCATAGTGTCAAAGGGCAATGATGAAAACTGTAGGGAAAAGTTTAGAAAAGTACCATGTGCTTTAATGCCTTGACACTTAAGGGACAGGAATTTTTCGCATCATTAAATCTCTTTGAAGTTTCTTCTAATTAATACTTTAGTACAATTGACTAGTTTCGTTAAACTTATGTTTAAATAGTATCTCTATGCATAAAATTACTCATACAAAACCAGAtgttttattaatgatatttacaATCTCTTGTAAGAAGAAAGAAATGATTATTGTATTAGATAGCTGCAAATACACCAACTCACACcaatataaataaattcaatagATGAGATCAACATGCATCTGCAAATGTCATTTCAAGAAAACTTCAAAAAGCTTTGTGCCATTAGTCTTAAGTAAATGTGGCATAAGAATACTTACATATTTTGCAtataaaacttttgaataaatccaCAGCAAGGTACCTTACAAAATCTCCTTTTAAAGCAGGAGTTCCAGAATATTGAATGCTTATGTCATCCCCATGATTGGCCCACACTGAGACAGAAACAGTAGAAACCAAAATTTAAACATTCAAATGTTGGAGAACTGTGTTAACAGTAGTAGGCAAGTATAAAGATGCAAGACAATGTAGTGAGCTGCATTAATATTCTCAAAGAGcaaatataaaatgtgaatgaaCTCAACTCACATATTTTAAAGCTTTCATCAAAATTTGGATGTGAGCTAATTTTTTCTTCTGCACCAAAAGCTCCAATCCTTCTAAGTTGGATTTCTAACATTCTTCGACCAATCATGCTCTGCTCCATATGTAAACATGGTTATAAGAAGCAAATAATCTATGTGAGTGTGTGTGTGCACGCGCATGGAAAAATTGCAGCTCGACGTTCTGGAAGTCCAAGAGAATCATACTTCTAATTTCCAAAACATATGCCACTTATATGTTTTGACTTCAAACAAAACCAGAAGGAACGGTACTATGTCTTTGAAATTAAACTACCTGGGTAACATTTGTACGGTCTAAACAATCAATACAGTTGGTCCTAACAACCCCAACTTGCTCCTTCATTTTCTCGCCCTTTTCATTCAACAAAAGGTACCTATCAGTTATAAAGTAAGTTAGAAATTACCAAAATATCAGTCAAACTAATCTCAATGAGTTGATATTGGGAAAACCTCTCTGAGCATAAAtatattaaagtaaaatcaaatcTAAAATTTCAAACCTTTGAACAAAGCCTTACCCGCCTTTCTCAAGGAAATCTGCAATTTGGTCATAAAGGATAGAAAGTCGCTCAAAGTGAATATGCCCACAGATTTTATGAAAATCAAAGTGCAGATATCTACAATATTCAGCAGCTCTTTAGCATTAAATGGGACAACATTTTGAAAAACATAATTGAGAAGTGGTTATATGGATGGAAGTTCTACCTTACATCATCACTTCTGACGTGCTGCATTGCATTGGCAAATTTTTCACTTAAGCGTCCCTCACCTCCATGCTGA carries:
- the LOC110638719 gene encoding dehydrodolichyl diphosphate synthase 6, with the translated sequence MEKHSSSRVSELFGNLGSFIRICIFRVLSMGPIPNHFAFIMDGNRRYAKKENMKKGAGHRAGFLALISILKYCYELGVKYVTIYAFSIHNFKRSPDEVKDLMDLMLEKIEDLLRDESIVNQYGIRVYFIGNLKLLSETVRIAAEKVMTATAKNTNCTLLICVAYTSRDEIVHAVQGSCKNKQEEIQPLSFCKANYDAIEEVEDNKKVNEVIPFGFLESQKDEAGKSQATMASVTCSCLARGVEGGGNKNSMVVRAVRGSYEDKWDNCQAMMENRTGNGVTSSEESENLQGECSIIKLVDIEKQMYMAVAPEPDILIRSSGESRLSNFLLWQTSECQLYSPDALWPEIGLWHLVWAVLNFQRNHAYLEKKKHQL
- the LOC110638721 gene encoding dirigent protein 19 yields the protein MAQSLSAHALAALLLVLSLKATSAAHHHQLKSLHFSLYQHETINKTGYIIVNGVAGANLSQTALPFGTLFVFEDSMTVTANRSSKLVGIAEGTSITSSLDGLTSISTAKITLSLKNHKGSISIVGGTHNIKPADHPVVGGTGDFLFVQGYVTSSPVDLVGTTVVYKIEFHLYWPPYAEQVHPA